Proteins co-encoded in one Euleptes europaea isolate rEulEur1 chromosome 1, rEulEur1.hap1, whole genome shotgun sequence genomic window:
- the PGLYRP2 gene encoding N-acetylmuramoyl-L-alanine amidase codes for MLLIWLGFMPGLLCASLQMETNADEIPFRMDSVIAVLEDMESHVDGTPDLPVMELFRELDCKREFCQLSPAPVTSTPLNLPYLSAKQRYFLKHLANHQVDGSWTEGGAVLTPDGTTVSLSPLLGGIVGGLRRRGHEVAELATPWLTEPPCSSSPLEPCPALDPLLATLAENLAVAFSLFHTGRSEALLGPNGCWDSLSAPHKFTLSGPPSHLPDASINGAMDGVILGTYLAENASLPSNISTLLREYYAGEGLPRGNQTRSNFRRKHFAALVSKEKLRGQLESSLCLLQHLHDGHPLLGGIGKEDLASRVSQAVEEFMVLYVECPAIIPKCMWEARPYRGTPTQLQLPLGFVYIHHTHSPGKPCRTFPECAADMRSMQHFHQVARGWDDIGYSFVVGGDGYIYQGRGWHWRGAHTLGHNSKGFGVSFIGDYMEALPDPFTLELVKDNFMRCAVKGSRLKANYTVYGHRQLVPTLCPGDRLFQEIKTWNGFKVRCFMKDGIQHCI; via the exons ATGCTCCTGATTTGGCTGGGATTCATGCCTGGGCTCCTCTGTGCCTCTTTGCAGATGGAAACCAATGCAG atgaaATACCATTCCGGATGGACTCTGTGATCGCAGTTCTGGAAGACATGGAGTCCCATGTCGATGGGACCCCGGATTTGCCTGTGATGGAGCTCTTCCGAGAACTGGATTGCAAGAGAGAGTTTTGTCAGCTCTCCCCAGCACCAGTGACATCCACGCCCTTAAATCTGCCTTACCTGAGTGCCAAACAGAGATATTTCCTCAAACACCTGGCGAATCACCAGGTGGATGGCTCCTGGACAGAAGGTGGGGCGGTACTGACTCCTGATGGGACCACCGTGTCACTGAGCCCCCTGCTGGGTGGGATAGTCGGTGGTCTCAGGAGGAGGGGGCATGAGGTGGCTGAGCTTGCCACGCCTTGGCTCACAGAGCCCCCGTGCAGCAGCAGTCCCCTAGAGCCCTGCCCCGCTCTGGACCCCCTCCTCGCCACTCTTGCCGAGAACCTCGCTGTAGCCTTTTCCCTCTTCCACACTGGGCGGAGTGAAGCGCTGCTGGGTCCCAACGGCTGCTGGGACAGCCTCTCCGCACCCCACAAGTTCACCTTGTCAGGCCCCCCCTCACATCTGCCCGATGCTTCCATCAATGGCGCAATGGATGGGGTGATCCTGGGCACTTACTTGGCAGAGAATGCCAGCTTACCATCCAACATCAGCACCCTGCTTCGTGAATACTACGCTGGAGAGGGTCTGCCAAGGGGAAACCAGACCCGAAGCAACTTCCGGCGAAAACACTTTGCGGCCCTAGTGAGCAAGGAGAAACTAAGAGGGCAGCTGGAGAGCTCTCTCTGCCTGCTCCAGCACCTGCACGACGGCCACCCCCTCCTCGGAGGCATCGGGAAGGAGGATCTGGCTTCCCGTGTCAGCCAGGCAGTAGAAGAGTTCATGGTGTTATATGTAG AGTGCCCAGCTATCATTCCAAAATGCATGTGGGAGGCCCGGCCCTACCGAGGAACACCGACCCAGCTTCAGCTGCCCTTAGGCTTTGTCTACATCCACCACACCCACAGTCCTGGAAAGCCATGCCGAACCTTCCCAGAGTGCGCTGCTGACATGCGCTCCATGCAGCACTTCCACCAGGTGGCCCGTGGCTGGGACGACATCGGCTACAG TTTTGTTGTTGGGGGTGACGGCTACATCTACCAAGGCCGAGGCTGGCACTGGAGAGGCGCTCACACCCTGGGGCACAACAGCAAGGGCTTCGGAGTCAGTTTCATCGGAGACTACATGGAGGCCCTGCCTGACCCCTTTACCCTGGAGCTGGTGAAGGACAACTTCATGCGATGTGCGGTGAAGGGGTCCCGGCTGAAGGCCAACTACACGGTCTACGGGCATCGCCAGCTGGTGCCCACCTTGTGCCCCGGAGACAGGCTCTTCCAAGAGATAAAGACATGGAACGGTTTCAAGGTGAGGTGCTTCATGAAGGACGGCATTCAGCACTGCATTTAA